A region from the Algoriphagus machipongonensis genome encodes:
- the holA gene encoding DNA polymerase III subunit delta, with product MAQSNPSPQSVIKDLKAKKFAPIYFLDGDEPFYIDQITEIIENTAIAEHERGFNQVVLYGKDSDMGTIINNARKFPMMADRQVVIVKEAQSLTDLGKEEAQKLLIGYAQNPLPSTILVLAHKYKKFDRRSALSKELQKNAIYVTSEKIKDYKLTEWVLQYFKDIGHDIEPRAAQFLAESIGNNLEVMTNEVGKMLINFKEPTKFTVKDISKFIGINKDYNNFELLKAIGMKDPIKSNKIVNYFIQNPKAHPVIPLFALMYNYFTKLAMIHEVGGGSDSQVASLIGVPPFVAKEYMQSARNYKLGKVIDVFEYLKEADLRYKGVDSGSMTDAEILRELIYKILH from the coding sequence ATGGCCCAATCAAATCCTTCTCCACAATCTGTTATCAAAGATCTGAAAGCGAAAAAGTTTGCTCCAATATATTTTTTGGATGGAGACGAACCCTTTTACATAGATCAGATAACTGAAATCATTGAGAATACCGCTATTGCGGAACATGAAAGAGGTTTTAATCAGGTTGTTCTTTATGGAAAGGACAGTGATATGGGGACCATTATCAATAATGCCAGGAAGTTTCCTATGATGGCGGATCGGCAGGTGGTGATTGTAAAAGAAGCGCAAAGTCTGACTGATTTGGGTAAAGAGGAAGCCCAAAAGCTTTTGATTGGCTATGCCCAAAACCCACTCCCCAGTACTATTTTGGTGCTCGCCCATAAATATAAAAAGTTTGATAGACGTTCAGCCCTTTCCAAGGAACTCCAGAAAAATGCCATTTACGTTACCTCGGAAAAAATCAAGGATTATAAACTGACCGAATGGGTATTACAATATTTTAAGGATATTGGTCATGATATTGAACCTCGGGCCGCTCAATTTTTAGCAGAATCCATAGGCAACAACCTTGAGGTGATGACCAATGAGGTGGGCAAAATGCTGATTAACTTTAAAGAGCCTACCAAATTTACCGTCAAAGATATTTCCAAGTTCATTGGAATAAATAAAGACTATAATAATTTTGAATTGCTGAAAGCAATAGGGATGAAAGATCCGATCAAATCAAACAAAATTGTTAACTATTTCATTCAGAACCCCAAAGCACACCCTGTTATTCCACTTTTTGCTTTGATGTATAACTATTTTACCAAACTAGCGATGATCCATGAAGTAGGGGGTGGATCCGATTCACAGGTTGCTTCTCTCATTGGAGTGCCACCTTTTGTCGCAAAAGAGTACATGCAATCTGCTCGGAACTACAAATTGGGCAAGGTAATTGATGTGTTTGAATACCTCAAGGAGGCTGATCTTCGTTATAAAGGCGTTGATTCTGGAAGCATGACAGATGCTGAAATTCTCCGAGAACTTATTTACAAAATATTGCACTGA
- a CDS encoding tetratricopeptide repeat protein, which translates to MTFQKGIELYKAGEFESALEVFNQLISNSEKTPELHLYRGRILSRLGKTSEAILDFDLIVELDPYNTNYISDRAVVLHLLNRNDEALAEFDRAANLDPKNPYRYSSRAYFKDRIGDLNGSIEDYDKAIALDPEDAVSFNNKGLVEEKLGYKERSKKSFEKADDLVGYKPQDQKEDQPKPPLEKVEPIVNDEEDLEKELTFGHFLQTIKGLVTDPKTRKEFKEFIKNLFGRNKL; encoded by the coding sequence ATGACTTTCCAAAAAGGAATAGAACTATATAAAGCAGGAGAATTTGAATCAGCCTTAGAAGTTTTTAATCAGCTGATTTCCAATTCAGAGAAGACTCCTGAGCTTCATCTTTACCGAGGCAGGATTCTCTCCAGGTTAGGAAAAACAAGCGAAGCAATCCTTGATTTCGATTTAATAGTAGAGTTAGATCCCTACAATACAAATTATATTTCTGACCGTGCCGTTGTCCTTCATTTGCTAAATAGGAATGATGAGGCATTAGCGGAATTTGACCGAGCAGCGAATTTGGATCCCAAAAATCCTTATCGTTATAGCAGTAGAGCCTATTTTAAAGACCGTATTGGGGATTTAAATGGGTCCATAGAAGATTATGACAAAGCTATAGCGTTAGACCCGGAGGATGCTGTTTCTTTCAACAACAAAGGCTTGGTAGAGGAAAAATTAGGTTATAAAGAACGATCAAAAAAAAGTTTTGAAAAGGCAGATGATCTTGTAGGGTATAAACCACAAGATCAAAAAGAAGATCAGCCCAAGCCACCTTTAGAGAAGGTTGAGCCAATAGTCAATGATGAAGAAGACCTAGAGAAGGAACTTACTTTTGGTCATTTTTTACAAACCATCAAGGGCTTGGTTACGGATCCAAAAACACGAAAGGAATTTAAAGAATTTATAAAAAATCTCTTTGGCAGAAATAAATTATAA
- a CDS encoding universal stress protein, with product MSKTFKILCPTDFSECSLNAIEYAAKLGEYYQADLLLFHVLNKTDYEKLSPLDTEGYYQEEFIKEKLENLQEAVLKESISKGLKSCEIAYREGKIVKSTLNEAESIGADLIVVGTEGTNDLREHIIGSKASRIVEESGRDVFVVPRKVYFKNPRKLVYASDYLEEDKIAIQKIIDFASFFEAEIDIVHVSNTHKAIDKSLHMEMVKEIKPFIKYEKVSYVLKSYRDDLALGLENYLQTSKGDILVTLSKKKSFFDQIFSKNLSKKMAYFISKPLWVIKSL from the coding sequence ATGTCAAAGACTTTTAAAATACTTTGTCCAACGGATTTTTCAGAGTGTTCTTTGAATGCCATAGAGTATGCAGCCAAATTGGGTGAATATTACCAAGCGGACTTATTACTTTTTCATGTACTGAATAAAACCGATTATGAGAAGCTATCTCCTTTAGACACGGAAGGTTATTACCAAGAAGAGTTTATCAAAGAAAAACTTGAGAACTTGCAAGAGGCCGTATTAAAGGAAAGTATCTCCAAAGGATTGAAAAGCTGCGAAATAGCTTACCGAGAGGGTAAAATTGTAAAGTCTACCCTAAATGAGGCCGAAAGTATTGGGGCGGATTTAATTGTGGTTGGAACAGAAGGAACCAATGACTTGAGGGAACATATAATAGGTTCAAAAGCCAGTAGAATTGTAGAGGAATCCGGTCGGGATGTGTTTGTAGTTCCTAGGAAGGTTTACTTTAAGAACCCGAGAAAGCTCGTTTATGCAAGCGACTACCTGGAAGAGGATAAAATTGCCATTCAAAAGATCATTGATTTTGCAAGCTTTTTTGAGGCTGAAATAGATATTGTCCATGTAAGTAATACGCATAAAGCCATTGATAAATCCCTACATATGGAAATGGTGAAAGAGATTAAACCTTTTATCAAATATGAAAAAGTGAGTTATGTCTTAAAATCCTATAGAGATGATTTGGCTTTGGGCTTGGAGAATTATTTACAAACGTCCAAGGGAGATATCTTGGTTACTTTAAGCAAAAAGAAGTCTTTTTTCGATCAGATATTTTCTAAAAATCTATCAAAAAAAATGGCTTACTTTATCAGTAAGCCTTTATGGGTTATCAAATCATTATAA
- a CDS encoding 2-hydroxyacid dehydrogenase produces the protein MSLAIISPGKNVQPWIEVLKNLDSTLKIQVYPEIEAPEEVEAVMLWNHPSGILSNFPNLKLISSMGAGVDHILRDDSVPKDIPVVRIVDEKLTWSMTNYVIMGVLNFHRQITRYQKDQKRKVWDMSNPEIDVKVGVMGVGALGGDVLDKLSYMGFPVAGFGFSEKSNFPHPYYSKDKLKDFLGAVNVLVCLLPLTPDTENILDIELFSKCTPGTFLINVARGKHLVEEDVIKALNEGFLSGALLDVYRKEPLPKDHFFWEEDRIQLTPHIASVTNPQAAAPQVIENIQRIRSNQPLKNLVIRERGY, from the coding sequence ATGAGTTTAGCAATAATAAGTCCAGGGAAAAACGTTCAACCTTGGATTGAGGTTCTAAAAAATCTAGATTCTACATTAAAAATTCAGGTTTATCCTGAGATTGAAGCGCCAGAGGAAGTGGAGGCAGTGATGCTTTGGAATCATCCATCAGGGATTTTATCCAATTTTCCGAACCTAAAATTAATTAGCTCTATGGGGGCTGGTGTAGATCATATTTTGAGAGATGATTCGGTTCCAAAGGATATTCCTGTAGTTAGAATCGTAGATGAGAAATTGACTTGGTCCATGACCAATTACGTGATCATGGGAGTTTTGAATTTTCATAGGCAAATTACCCGATATCAAAAAGATCAAAAGCGGAAGGTTTGGGATATGAGCAATCCCGAAATTGATGTGAAAGTTGGAGTAATGGGAGTAGGGGCATTAGGAGGAGATGTATTAGATAAGCTTTCTTATATGGGCTTTCCCGTTGCTGGTTTTGGTTTTTCAGAAAAGAGTAATTTTCCTCATCCTTATTATTCGAAAGATAAGTTAAAGGATTTTTTAGGAGCAGTGAATGTTTTAGTTTGTCTGTTGCCCTTGACACCAGACACTGAAAATATTTTAGATATAGAATTGTTTTCAAAATGTACCCCTGGGACATTTCTAATCAATGTGGCCAGAGGAAAACATTTGGTAGAAGAGGATGTTATCAAGGCACTTAATGAAGGCTTTTTATCGGGAGCTTTGCTTGATGTCTATAGGAAGGAACCTCTTCCTAAGGATCATTTCTTTTGGGAAGAGGATCGGATTCAATTAACACCGCATATTGCGAGTGTCACTAATCCGCAAGCAGCTGCCCCTCAAGTGATTGAAAATATTCAAAGGATTCGTTCCAACCAGCCGCTTAAAAATCTCGTAATTCGAGAAAGAGGTTATTAA
- a CDS encoding DUF2911 domain-containing protein — MKTFNCIVIAFGILFLSSQQLAAQQIEMPQASPAAKIAQKIGLTDVTVSYSRPSKKGRKIFGELVPYGSIWRTGANGATILDFSTDVNIHGKLVPKGQYALYSIPDKNSWTIILSKNTKLWGAIGYNPEEDLVRFNVEPGKTKNDYETFEITFNNLSDTGADLTMKWDHTQAAFHISMDPDPIVMDKIQKFVLDQETEDPGLLYEASNYYLRTGRDLNTAYQWIQESVDGDPKYWAYHLKAKIEVALGKNAEAIESAKESMELAEEAQNPDYVGLNERLIRSLK; from the coding sequence ATGAAAACTTTCAATTGTATTGTTATTGCTTTCGGTATATTATTTCTAAGCTCCCAACAGTTAGCAGCGCAGCAAATAGAAATGCCTCAAGCTTCTCCCGCTGCTAAAATCGCTCAGAAAATAGGCCTTACTGATGTTACTGTTTCCTATAGTAGACCCAGTAAAAAAGGGCGGAAAATTTTCGGTGAGCTAGTACCCTATGGTTCTATTTGGAGAACCGGAGCAAATGGGGCAACCATACTAGACTTTTCTACAGATGTGAACATCCATGGAAAACTTGTTCCAAAGGGACAATATGCCCTTTATTCTATTCCTGATAAAAATTCCTGGACCATCATTTTATCCAAAAACACCAAATTATGGGGAGCTATAGGATATAATCCTGAAGAAGATTTGGTCAGGTTTAATGTTGAACCAGGAAAGACAAAAAACGATTATGAAACTTTCGAAATCACCTTTAATAATTTATCCGACACCGGAGCTGATCTAACGATGAAATGGGATCATACCCAAGCAGCATTCCATATTTCTATGGATCCAGATCCTATCGTAATGGATAAAATCCAAAAATTTGTTTTAGACCAAGAAACCGAAGATCCAGGATTGCTTTATGAAGCTTCTAATTACTATTTAAGAACAGGCAGAGATTTAAATACTGCATATCAATGGATCCAGGAATCTGTTGACGGAGACCCTAAATACTGGGCTTATCATTTGAAAGCAAAAATAGAAGTAGCTCTTGGCAAAAATGCAGAGGCAATAGAATCAGCGAAAGAATCTATGGAACTAGCAGAGGAGGCTCAAAACCCAGATTATGTAGGTCTAAATGAACGCTTGATTAGATCATTGAAGTAA
- a CDS encoding sodium:solute symporter, whose amino-acid sequence MSTIDWIVLFGTLGTIAGYGVYKTYKQNSLDGYLRGKNSMNWWTIGLSIMATQASAITFLSTPGQAYEDGMQFLQFYFGLPIAMIIISVSFVPIYYKLKVYTAYEYLENRFDLKTRTLAALLFIIQRGLAAGITIYAPAIILSTLLGWNLTWTNILIGTLVIAYTVSGGTEAVSITQKQQMAVMMGGMILAGIIVVQMLPISFQEALHVAGKMEKLDIVNFKFDLADRYNVWSGMTAAVFLFLSYFGTDQSQVQRYLSGQTLTQSRMGLIMNGFLKIPMQFVILFIGVMVFVFYQFYQPPVVFNKVQTEKLRESEYAGEFEQLEKAYEGKFEESKASYLEMLDAIKQKDESAESRIKQELKSLKAEQNQIREEVKDLILTNDPVAETRDTDYVFMRFVMDNLPTGIIGLLFAVIFSAAMSSSASELNSLGSTSTVDLYKRSIKKNASDTHYLRSSKFFTAFWGVGAILFATYASLFENLIQAVNLLGSLFYGTILGIFIVGFFMKWVKGKAVFIAALSSQAWILLIHFRNGEGLFGFVWDIGFLWYNAIGCIAVMVFATITQLFVKK is encoded by the coding sequence ATGAGTACAATTGATTGGATTGTTCTCTTTGGGACATTAGGAACTATTGCTGGTTATGGGGTTTATAAAACCTATAAGCAAAATAGTTTAGATGGGTATTTGCGTGGTAAGAACTCAATGAATTGGTGGACTATAGGTCTGTCTATCATGGCGACTCAAGCTTCAGCAATTACCTTTTTGAGTACACCGGGCCAGGCTTATGAAGATGGAATGCAATTCCTGCAATTTTATTTTGGTTTGCCTATCGCCATGATCATTATTTCTGTCAGTTTTGTCCCAATTTATTACAAGCTGAAAGTTTATACTGCTTATGAATACCTGGAAAATAGATTTGATTTAAAAACCAGAACCTTAGCAGCTTTACTTTTTATTATTCAACGTGGGCTAGCAGCTGGAATCACTATTTATGCCCCTGCTATTATTCTCTCGACTTTATTAGGTTGGAATTTAACCTGGACCAATATTTTAATAGGGACCTTGGTGATTGCTTATACCGTTTCTGGGGGTACAGAGGCTGTCTCTATTACACAAAAGCAGCAAATGGCTGTGATGATGGGAGGAATGATTTTGGCCGGCATTATCGTGGTGCAAATGCTTCCCATATCATTTCAGGAAGCCTTACATGTGGCCGGCAAAATGGAGAAATTGGATATTGTCAATTTCAAATTTGACCTAGCTGATCGATACAATGTTTGGTCAGGGATGACAGCAGCAGTCTTTTTGTTTTTATCTTATTTCGGAACTGACCAAAGTCAGGTACAGCGCTATCTTTCAGGACAAACACTTACTCAAAGTAGGATGGGCCTGATCATGAATGGTTTTTTGAAAATCCCTATGCAGTTTGTGATTCTGTTTATCGGGGTAATGGTTTTCGTTTTCTATCAATTTTATCAACCACCAGTAGTATTCAATAAGGTACAAACTGAGAAACTCAGAGAAAGTGAATATGCAGGTGAGTTTGAACAATTAGAAAAAGCCTATGAAGGGAAGTTTGAGGAGAGTAAAGCATCCTATCTAGAAATGCTTGATGCCATCAAACAAAAAGATGAATCCGCCGAGAGTAGAATCAAACAGGAATTAAAATCTTTAAAAGCAGAGCAAAATCAAATTAGAGAAGAGGTTAAAGATTTGATCTTAACCAATGACCCAGTGGCAGAAACACGGGATACTGACTATGTGTTTATGCGCTTTGTCATGGATAATCTTCCTACCGGCATTATAGGGTTATTATTTGCAGTGATTTTCTCTGCAGCAATGTCTTCCTCGGCCTCGGAGTTAAATTCGCTTGGCTCAACCAGTACAGTGGATCTATACAAGCGATCGATAAAGAAAAATGCCTCTGATACGCATTATTTAAGATCCTCTAAGTTCTTTACTGCTTTTTGGGGCGTTGGGGCCATATTATTTGCGACCTATGCCTCACTATTTGAAAATTTAATCCAAGCCGTCAATCTGCTGGGTTCACTTTTTTACGGAACCATTTTAGGGATTTTCATTGTAGGCTTTTTTATGAAATGGGTGAAGGGTAAAGCGGTGTTTATTGCAGCTCTTTCTTCGCAAGCTTGGATTCTCTTAATTCATTTCAGAAATGGAGAAGGCTTATTTGGGTTTGTTTGGGATATTGGATTTCTCTGGTACAATGCCATTGGCTGTATAGCAGTAATGGTATTTGCCACGATCACCCAATTATTTGTCAAAAAATAA
- a CDS encoding PIG-L family deacetylase — protein sequence MTKSIVSKIIASFLFFTIWHTGFSQSKPSSEIYHQLLQLKETRRVLYMAAHPDDENTRLIAYLANGENLQVAYLSLTRGDGGQNLIGKELGVKLGQIRTQELLQARKTDGGRQYFSTAIDFGYTKTPDETFQNWDKTKLLSDVVWVIRNFQPDIIITRFNTIPGGGNHGQHTTSAIMAEEALKVADDPNVFPEQLKYVKPWKVKRVFWNTYNFRGDFEKEKGQKYFEFNSGEYNPLIGESYSKIAADSRTMHKSQGFGSTARPGEAIEHIQLVAGEPAESSPFDGVQNRWETIPGGEEIEDAIDQLISNFDFVKPESNVQGLLEIKSKLDGLNSDEVWVQEKQDLIDNLILESLGVETEWTLQEELGYPGQEIATDVMISNPTNGDLEVVSFTALGKKEELNTAIQRNQLQLLERSFVLPSGVPLSQPYWLQESITGAMYEVKNQLDIGKAFDDRQLSGTLVLNYKGQQLVRELPLTYKVNSRIDGEVNQPFTVVPEVDLVLSKENVFLVDGADQSLTVSVNFSKEIIAGELKFENLEPSQYRILSTEENSAQNQLVFEVAFSLDSNEKRTVVANYLTNSGDVYDQSTNRILYSHIPNLTYFSPASVNLIQADWQISGAKVGYIPGAGDDVPGVLSSLGYQVTEISSNDYSLDYLNQFKAIIVGIRAYNTNEVMVANNQVLMDYVKAGGNLVVQYNTTAGLLTDNIGPYPFELSRDRVTVENSPFKADWDHPALSTPNQLVAADFDDWVQERGLYFVSDISKEYSTPLQFQDPGEEFMNGNLIYAEYGEGHYVYTGLSFFRELPAGVPGAIKLFINLIEQ from the coding sequence ATGACCAAATCAATAGTTTCAAAAATTATTGCCAGTTTTCTGTTTTTTACAATTTGGCACACTGGCTTTAGCCAATCAAAACCCTCCTCTGAAATTTATCATCAACTCCTGCAGCTCAAGGAAACTCGTAGAGTTTTGTATATGGCTGCACATCCGGATGATGAAAATACCAGGTTAATTGCCTACCTGGCAAATGGTGAAAACCTTCAGGTGGCATATTTAAGCTTAACCAGAGGAGATGGAGGACAAAACCTCATTGGGAAAGAGTTGGGTGTAAAGTTAGGTCAAATCAGAACTCAGGAACTTCTACAAGCCAGAAAAACGGATGGTGGTAGACAATATTTCTCTACTGCGATCGATTTTGGGTATACCAAAACTCCCGACGAAACCTTTCAAAACTGGGATAAAACAAAACTTCTTTCTGACGTAGTTTGGGTGATTCGAAATTTTCAGCCGGATATTATTATTACCCGGTTCAATACTATTCCAGGAGGGGGAAATCACGGGCAGCACACGACTTCAGCTATCATGGCTGAAGAAGCACTCAAAGTGGCTGACGACCCAAACGTATTTCCTGAGCAATTGAAATATGTGAAACCATGGAAAGTGAAGCGTGTGTTTTGGAATACATATAACTTCAGAGGAGACTTTGAAAAAGAGAAGGGACAAAAATATTTTGAGTTTAATTCTGGAGAATACAATCCATTAATTGGAGAAAGTTATAGCAAAATAGCAGCGGATAGCCGAACCATGCATAAATCCCAAGGCTTTGGAAGTACTGCCAGACCTGGTGAAGCCATTGAACATATTCAACTGGTTGCAGGCGAACCTGCAGAATCTTCGCCCTTTGATGGGGTACAAAACCGATGGGAAACAATTCCTGGAGGGGAAGAAATTGAAGATGCTATTGACCAGTTGATATCGAATTTTGATTTTGTTAAACCCGAATCAAATGTTCAAGGGCTTTTGGAAATAAAATCAAAATTGGATGGACTAAATTCAGATGAAGTCTGGGTACAGGAGAAACAAGATTTGATTGACAATCTGATTTTAGAATCACTGGGTGTAGAAACTGAGTGGACCTTACAAGAAGAGTTGGGGTATCCAGGACAGGAAATTGCAACTGATGTCATGATTTCAAATCCAACAAATGGTGATTTAGAAGTAGTCTCATTTACAGCATTAGGCAAAAAGGAGGAGTTGAATACAGCCATCCAAAGAAATCAATTACAATTACTGGAAAGAAGTTTTGTGTTGCCTTCTGGTGTACCACTTTCACAGCCATATTGGTTACAAGAATCCATTACAGGCGCTATGTATGAGGTTAAAAATCAATTGGATATCGGAAAGGCATTTGACGATAGACAATTATCAGGAACGCTGGTGTTAAACTACAAAGGACAACAATTGGTCAGGGAACTGCCGTTAACATATAAAGTAAATAGCCGAATAGATGGTGAGGTAAATCAACCATTCACGGTTGTTCCTGAGGTGGATTTAGTCCTGTCCAAAGAAAACGTGTTTTTAGTAGACGGAGCGGATCAGAGTTTGACTGTATCAGTCAATTTTTCAAAGGAAATCATAGCAGGAGAATTAAAGTTTGAAAACCTTGAGCCATCACAATACCGTATTCTTTCAACCGAAGAAAATTCTGCCCAAAACCAGCTAGTATTTGAAGTAGCGTTTAGCTTGGATTCGAATGAAAAAAGAACTGTAGTTGCAAATTATTTGACCAATTCAGGAGATGTTTACGACCAAAGCACCAACCGTATTTTATATTCTCATATTCCGAACTTGACTTATTTCAGTCCTGCTTCTGTGAATTTAATCCAGGCAGATTGGCAAATTTCAGGAGCTAAAGTAGGTTACATTCCTGGAGCTGGAGACGATGTTCCGGGAGTTTTATCTTCGCTTGGATACCAAGTAACAGAAATTTCATCTAACGATTATTCTTTGGATTATTTAAATCAATTCAAAGCCATCATCGTAGGCATTAGAGCATACAATACTAATGAGGTCATGGTGGCCAATAATCAGGTATTAATGGATTACGTAAAGGCAGGAGGGAACTTAGTAGTGCAGTACAATACCACTGCGGGATTGTTGACAGATAATATTGGGCCCTATCCATTTGAATTGAGCAGGGATAGGGTAACAGTAGAAAACTCCCCATTTAAAGCAGATTGGGATCACCCTGCGCTTTCTACTCCGAATCAGCTTGTCGCAGCAGATTTTGATGATTGGGTGCAGGAGCGAGGCTTATACTTTGTGAGTGATATCTCAAAAGAATATTCAACTCCGCTGCAGTTTCAGGACCCTGGTGAGGAGTTTATGAATGGCAATTTAATCTATGCTGAGTATGGAGAGGGCCATTATGTGTATACCGGTCTTTCATTTTTCAGGGAACTTCCAGCAGGAGTTCCTGGTGCAATCAAATTATTCATCAATCTAATTGAACAATAA
- a CDS encoding acyloxyacyl hydrolase has translation MRHIAALVIVFSFFILPGFGQKKFQKSLVLSYEAGPLIGNGKDWAKQIIENESYNGLDVRFEWRKVSNTFYNYLYRYPSMGVGFSTLLHHSEDLGRPMGVYGFIEMPFTRKGIYQKFYLSYFGQIGLGFNVKPYDPETNPINQFVGTNLNSYIHLGFKANYELSPRVDLVGTVGLKHYSNGSIKRPNSGINYVPFGIGVKTKLGTIHPLPKEPVAYPDLEKRGFWNMAVYLGGKNYDIGGNTYFRGGLGINYLWEASYKYRVGIGLDWYYGAGIQERWPDQNLSFSDANSLAVVGSWEWKINEHVYVPIGFGVYLNRSSFNDEWTWFYERVGVRYRFDNNVFTGIQIKAHKAVADIFEFTFGYTFEGKVKRIRTNRR, from the coding sequence ATGCGACATATTGCCGCCCTAGTTATAGTTTTTTCCTTTTTTATCCTTCCTGGTTTTGGACAAAAAAAGTTTCAAAAATCCTTAGTACTTTCCTATGAAGCAGGTCCATTGATTGGAAATGGAAAGGACTGGGCCAAACAAATTATAGAAAATGAAAGCTATAATGGCTTGGATGTCAGATTTGAATGGAGGAAGGTCTCAAACACTTTTTATAATTATCTCTATAGATACCCGAGCATGGGAGTTGGTTTTAGCACCTTGCTTCATCACTCAGAGGATCTAGGGAGACCAATGGGAGTTTATGGGTTTATAGAAATGCCTTTTACTAGAAAAGGGATTTATCAAAAATTTTACCTCAGTTATTTTGGGCAAATTGGATTGGGATTTAATGTCAAACCCTATGACCCAGAAACCAATCCAATAAATCAGTTTGTTGGAACCAACCTTAACAGCTACATCCATCTGGGGTTTAAAGCAAATTATGAATTAAGCCCAAGAGTAGATTTAGTAGGAACAGTGGGTTTGAAACATTATTCCAATGGTTCCATTAAAAGACCAAATTCAGGGATAAATTATGTTCCCTTTGGTATTGGTGTAAAAACTAAACTAGGTACAATTCATCCACTTCCTAAGGAGCCAGTAGCTTATCCTGATCTTGAAAAAAGAGGTTTTTGGAATATGGCTGTTTATCTGGGAGGGAAAAATTACGATATCGGTGGAAATACATATTTCCGTGGGGGATTAGGCATTAATTATTTATGGGAAGCTTCCTATAAATATAGAGTTGGGATTGGCTTAGACTGGTATTATGGGGCAGGGATTCAGGAGAGATGGCCTGATCAGAATTTAAGCTTTTCTGATGCTAATTCACTTGCTGTGGTTGGTTCATGGGAGTGGAAAATCAATGAACACGTTTATGTTCCTATCGGATTTGGCGTTTATTTGAATAGATCATCCTTTAATGACGAATGGACTTGGTTTTATGAGAGGGTAGGTGTGAGATATAGATTTGATAATAACGTTTTTACAGGAATCCAGATTAAAGCTCATAAAGCAGTAGCTGATATTTTTGAATTTACCTTTGGGTATACTTTTGAGGGAAAAGTGAAAAGAATTCGCACCAATAGGAGGTAA
- a CDS encoding tetratricopeptide repeat protein, translating into MKKLILSMALIGATTLAFGQKKVVKSASKNYKKGDLEVALSEINAATQDPETSEDPETYFIKAQIETKMFGSDSTNTAQNFEIGKSAYETFMKSFEMAGSNKEDGIGEDIWEEDVVGVPDNLRPYSINTLKNTSFDKAIERYNEDDLEMAYHFFDLAGDIAPQDTTIHYNAGFLANDLGMYEEAKKHFNMLLEVDDYNKLNTYYFLVQILSGQDENPEGAYDMVMAAREDYPGDKILAEYEIQLLLQLNKMDEAMASIQNALKNDPNNASILLRSGYLKEKSGDMEGALEDYKKSVEADPEFYDGNFYTGALMLDRAREILAELNALPDDEWEEKSESMGKAADDYYEQAIPYFTKALEIQPDNTDVMEVLFQVHTRLKNEAKAEEYNKKLIELKGPNWIEG; encoded by the coding sequence ATGAAGAAGTTAATTCTATCAATGGCCTTAATCGGTGCAACAACCTTGGCCTTTGGACAAAAAAAAGTAGTCAAATCGGCTTCCAAGAACTATAAAAAGGGGGATTTGGAAGTAGCGTTGTCTGAAATCAACGCAGCGACACAAGATCCAGAAACTAGTGAGGATCCAGAAACTTATTTTATCAAAGCACAAATCGAAACCAAAATGTTTGGTTCTGATTCCACCAATACCGCTCAAAATTTTGAGATCGGTAAATCTGCATATGAAACGTTTATGAAGTCATTTGAGATGGCTGGATCAAACAAAGAAGACGGAATCGGTGAAGATATCTGGGAAGAAGATGTTGTGGGAGTTCCTGATAACTTAAGACCCTACTCTATCAATACCTTAAAGAATACTTCATTTGATAAGGCGATTGAAAGATACAATGAAGATGATCTTGAAATGGCATATCATTTCTTTGATTTAGCAGGTGATATCGCGCCTCAGGATACTACTATTCACTACAATGCTGGTTTCCTTGCAAATGATCTTGGAATGTATGAAGAAGCTAAAAAGCACTTTAATATGCTTTTGGAGGTTGACGATTACAATAAGTTGAATACTTATTACTTCTTGGTACAGATCTTAAGTGGTCAGGATGAAAATCCTGAAGGAGCTTATGACATGGTAATGGCTGCAAGAGAAGATTACCCAGGGGATAAAATCCTAGCAGAGTATGAAATTCAGTTATTACTTCAATTGAATAAGATGGATGAAGCAATGGCTTCTATCCAAAATGCATTAAAAAATGACCCAAATAATGCTTCTATTCTTCTTCGTTCTGGTTACTTGAAAGAGAAGTCAGGAGATATGGAAGGTGCATTAGAAGATTATAAGAAATCAGTTGAAGCAGATCCTGAGTTTTATGATGGTAACTTCTATACTGGAGCTTTAATGCTAGATAGAGCTAGAGAGATTTTAGCTGAGCTAAATGCTCTTCCAGATGATGAGTGGGAAGAAAAATCTGAATCTATGGGTAAAGCAGCTGATGATTATTATGAGCAGGCTATACCTTACTTTACAAAAGCATTGGAAATCCAACCTGATAACACTGACGTAATGGAGGTATTATTCCAGGTGCATACAAGACTTAAAAACGAAGCTAAAGCAGAAGAGTATAACAAAAAACTGATTGAGCTAAAAGGTCCAAATTGGATAGAAGGGTAA